In Dromiciops gliroides isolate mDroGli1 chromosome 5, mDroGli1.pri, whole genome shotgun sequence, the following are encoded in one genomic region:
- the CDCA3 gene encoding cell division cycle-associated protein 3, which produces MGSAKSVPATPARPAPCNKHLAHITDPRSPSAGILRTPIQVESSPQPSPSASEQQQEVGTKDLEQLQDSDPRSPTFGIIRTPMKTNTVDSPNQLVKQLSEAFGTEASKLEHSTELALPSQPKQDLSLDTPLSFERQVLPASLSQTEVSRKQTNTIEVTEQLPALRITSQDPDKFLRGSETPCSSGSRPLRRKPAAKVLGRSPLTTLQDDNSPGPLMPRQSKRSSVLSENVGDRKEGAILGTGHPLKITGRAWDQGHNKENQHCPLVEN; this is translated from the exons ATGGGCTCGGCCAAGAGCGTCCCGGCCACCCCGGCCCGTCCTGCGCCCTGCAACAAGCACCTGGCGCATATAACAGATCCTCGTTCTCCCAGTGCAGGCATTCTGCGCACCCCCATCCAG GTGGAGAGCTCACCACAACCAAGTCCCTCTGCCTCAGAACAGCAGCAGGAAGTGGGGACCAAGGATCTGGAGCAACTTCAGGACTCAGATCCCCGTTCTCCCACATTTGGCATCATCCGAACACCCATGAAAACCAACACAGTAG ACTCTCCAAACCAGCTGGTAAAGCAGCTTAGTGAGGCCTTTGGGACTGAAGCCTCTAAGCTGGAGCATTCCACTGAGCTGGCCCTACCATCCCAGCCCAAGCAGGACTTGTCTCTGGATACTCCACTGTCCTTTGAACGCCAGGTACTACCAGCCTCCCTGAGCCAAACTGAGGTTTCCCGCAAACAGACAAACACCATAGAAGTGACAGAACAGCTTCCAGCACTCCGAATAACCAGCCAGGACCCTGACAAGTTCTTAAGAGGCTCTGAGACTCCTTGTTCCTCAG GTTCTAGACCCCTTAGAAGGAAGCCTGCTGCCAAGGTCCTAGGGAGATCTCCCCTTACCACCCTGCAGGATGATAATTCCCCTGGTCCCCTGATGCCTCGGCAG AGTAAACGGTCCTCAGTGCTGAGTGAGAATGTAGGGGACCGGAAAGAAGGAGCCATTCTGGGAACTGGACACCCTCTGAAGATCACTGGACGGGCCTGGGATCAGGGGCATAACAAAGAGAATCAACATTGTCCTTTGGTGGAGAACTAG
- the GNB3 gene encoding guanine nucleotide-binding protein G(I)/G(S)/G(T) subunit beta-3: protein MGEMEQLRQEAEQLKKQIADARKACADTTLAELTSGLEVVGRIQMRTRRTLRGHLAKIYAMHWSTDSKLLVSASQDGKLIVWDTYTTNKVHAIPLRSSWVMTCAYAPSGNFVACGGLDNMCSIYSLKSREGNVKVSRELSAHTGYLSCCRFLNDNNIVTSSGDTTCALWDIETGQQKMVFLGHTGDCMSLAVSPDFKLFISGACDASAKLWDVREGTCRQTFTGHESDINAICFFPNGEAICTGSDDATCRLFDLRADQELITYSHESIICGITSVAFSRSGRLLLAGYDDFNCNIWDSMKGERVGTLSGHDNRVSCLGVTADGMAVATGSWDSFLKIWN from the exons ATGGGGGAGATGGAACAATTGCGTCAGGAAGCTGAACAGCTCAAGAAACAGATTGCG GATGCCAGGAAAGCCTGTGCTGACACCACCCTGGCAGAG CTTACTTCTGGTCTagaggttgttgggaggattcaAATGCGGACACGCCGGACTCTCCGTGGACACTTGGCCAAGATCTATGCCATGCATTGGTCTACTGACTCCAA GCTGCTAGTGAGTGCTTCGCAGGATGGGAAGCTCATTGTGTGGGATACCTATACAACCAACAAG GTCCATGCCATCCCTCTTCGTTCCTCATGGGTCATGACCTGTGCCTATGCTCCGTCAGGAAACTTCGTGGCCTGTGGGGGGCTGGACAATATGTGCTCCATCTACAGCCTCAAATCAAGAGAGGGCAATGTCAAAGTCAGCCGGGAGCTCTCTGCCCACACAG GTTACCTCTCCTGCTGCCGATTCTTAAATGACAACAACATCGTGACCAGCTCTGGAGACACCACGTG TGCCCTGTGGGACATTGAGACTGGGCAGCAGAAGATGGTATTTCTGGGCCACACAGGAGATTGCATGAGCCTGGCTGTTTCTCCCGATTTCAAACTCTTTATTTCTGGGGCCTGCGATGCCAGTGCCAAGCTGTGGGACGTCCGAGAGGGGACTTGCCGCCAAACTTTCACTGGTCATGAGTCTGACATCAATGCTATCTGT TTCTTCCCCAATGGTGAAGCAATATGCACTGGCTCAGATGACGCTACCTGTCGTCTCTTCGACTTGCGGGCTGATCAGGAGCTGATCACTTACTCGCACGAGAGCATCATTTGTGGAATCACATCAGTTGCCTTCTCCCGAAGTGGCCGCCTCTTGCTGGCTGGCTACGATGATTTCAACTGCAACATCTGGGACTCCATGAAGGGCGAACGTGTTG GGACTCTCTCAGGCCATGACAACAGGGTCAGTTGCCTGGGGGTCACAGCTGATGGGATGGCAGTGGCCACAGGCTCCTGGGACAGCTTCCTGAAGATCTGGAACTGA